In bacterium, the sequence AATCAAGACCCCTTTGATAATCCATTTTGACGCTTTCAAAGGAATTGATTTTTTGGGCGACCGATTTGACGTCCTTAAAATTTTAATTGTCGCTTTGGTGATTATTTTGATAAATTTGTTCTTGGCTGAATTTATTTTTGACCGCCAACGTTTTTTGTCGTTTGTTTTCGCTTATGTCGGCCTGGTAACATCGGCTTTGACTTTAATTGCCATAGCGGTTATAATTTCCATAAATTAACAATAAATTTATGTTCGCAGTAATTGAACTCAACGGAAAACAATTTCTAATCAAAGAAGGTGACAAGATCAAAATTCAATCGCCAAAAGTCGGCGAAATTAAAGTTTTATTGCTCGCAGAACAACGCGGACTAAACGCAGACCAACGCGGAAAAAGTCAGCGTGAGTCCGCGTTAAGTCTGCAAGAGTCAGCGTGGGATGTAAAAATCGGAACTCCGTATTTGGACGGCAAAAAAGTGGAAACCAAAATTTTAAAACAGGGGAGAGAAAGAAAGAAAATTGTTTTCCGCTATCAGTCAAAAACCCGCCGCCGGAAGAAAGCGGGCCACCGCCAGCATTATACGGATTTGGAAATAGTTTCAATAAAATAAGCCCGATAAACATCGGGTCTATTTTTGTGATTTTATCCTTTATATTCTTTTTTCCAGGGCGCTTTTTAAAGTTTCTTCATCGGCAAACTCAATTTCTCCTCCGGTCGGTACGCCTTTTGCCAGATGGCTGATTTTTTGAGCCAGAGGTTTTAGTTCTTTTTCAATCAAGGAAGCGGTAAAATCGCCGAAGGTTGTAGGACTTAAAGCGATAATAATTTCTTTTACTTGCCCGCCAAATTCTTTTTTGATTCTTTCGGCCAAACTTTTAAGCCGCAATTTTTGGCTGGGATCCAATTCGCCGTTTTTGGCCAAGCCGCCCAGAATAAAATATTGGCCGCTGAATTTTCCGGTTTTTTCCAGCGAAATTAAATCGTTTTCTTTTTCAATGATGGCAATTATATCCTTGCTTCTGTTCTCATCAGAACAGACAGGGCAATTTTCGGTATAAATAAAAAAACAACGCTCGCAGGTTTTAAGTTTTTTTAGATTACCAATTGATTTTTCCAGGTTTTCAATTTCGTTTTTTCCGCTGTTCGCCAGATAGAAAGCCAGACGGGTGGCTAATCGCGGTCCGATTGAAGGAAGCTTGGAAAAAATTTCAATAAAATTTTTAATCGGTTCGGGAAACATGCCAAATTTATTAAAATTTTAGAAATTAGAATTTTCTTGATGCGTCTTGTCTATGTTTTTAAAACTGACTCTATCCGGGTCAAACATTAGTTCCACGCTACCCGTCGGCCCATTGCGGTGTTTGGAGATGATAACCTCCGTTAAATTAAGTTCTTCGGGGCTGGCATCATTTCTTTCCCAATTTTTCCGGCAGAGAAGCATTACTACATCAGCGTCTTGTTCCAACGAACCCGATTCTCTCAAATCCGAGAGCCGCGGAATTTTTATTTCTCTTTGGTCAACCGCCCTGGAAAGCTGAGAAAGGGCCAATACCGGAGTTTTCAACTCCCGGGCCAGGGCTTTGAGCCCTCTGGATATTTCAGTAACTTGTTGAACCATATTATCAGAATTGGTTCTGGGTTGGATTAGCTGCAAGTAATCAACGATGACCAATCCTAATCCTTGCTCAAGTTGCATTCTTCTTGCCGCCGAACGAATTTGAAGAATGCTGGGCGAGGGCGTGTCGTCAATAAAAATCGGCGCCTGGGAAAGACGGTCTAATGCTTCCTGAATCATTCCAAACTCCAGTTGGTCGTTTAATTTACCGGTGCGCAACCGCCAGAGAGTTACATTGGCTTCGGCGGCAATCAGCCGGTCAACAACCTGTTCCCGCGACATTTCTAAAGAAAATATTCCTACCGGTATTTTGTTTTTGACGGCGGCATGCCGGGCGATATCCAAGGCAAGAGCTGTTTTACCTAAAGAAGGCCGGGCGCCCAGAATAATAAAATCGGAACGTTGAAGGCCCGAAAGATTATCGTCAAGTTTAGTAAAGCCGGTGGGAACGCCTCTGATGGCCTCTTCGCCGCGGTGCAGTTTTTCAATTCTTTCATAAGCCGCCTGCAGTTCGTCTTTCAGTTTAATGTATTTTTGCGGCAGGGAATGCTGGGTAATGTTGAAAATTTTTTGCTCAACTTCGTCTAAGAGGTCTTCTACTTCAATATTCTCATAAACTTTTTCGTTGATTTCGGCCGAGGTTTGGATGAGGTCGCGCAGAACTTTTTTTTCTTTGACAGTTTTGGCGTAATGAGCAATATGCGAAGCCGTCGGCACTTCGTTGATTAAATCAGTGAGATAATTAACGCCGCCGATTTCTTCCAGCGATTTGTTTTCCTT encodes:
- the rplU gene encoding 50S ribosomal protein L21, whose product is MFAVIELNGKQFLIKEGDKIKIQSPKVGEIKVLLLAEQRGLNADQRGKSQRESALSLQESAWDVKIGTPYLDGKKVETKILKQGRERKKIVFRYQSKTRRRKKAGHRQHYTDLEIVSIK
- the recR gene encoding recombination mediator RecR → MFPEPIKNFIEIFSKLPSIGPRLATRLAFYLANSGKNEIENLEKSIGNLKKLKTCERCFFIYTENCPVCSDENRSKDIIAIIEKENDLISLEKTGKFSGQYFILGGLAKNGELDPSQKLRLKSLAERIKKEFGGQVKEIIIALSPTTFGDFTASLIEKELKPLAQKISHLAKGVPTGGEIEFADEETLKSALEKRI
- the dnaB gene encoding replicative DNA helicase codes for the protein MALKLPPQDIETERAVLGALMVDSGAIIKVADFLFPNDFYKPVHQKIYEVVLDLFTNSQPIDLLSVSTKLKENKSLEEIGGVNYLTDLINEVPTASHIAHYAKTVKEKKVLRDLIQTSAEINEKVYENIEVEDLLDEVEQKIFNITQHSLPQKYIKLKDELQAAYERIEKLHRGEEAIRGVPTGFTKLDDNLSGLQRSDFIILGARPSLGKTALALDIARHAAVKNKIPVGIFSLEMSREQVVDRLIAAEANVTLWRLRTGKLNDQLEFGMIQEALDRLSQAPIFIDDTPSPSILQIRSAARRMQLEQGLGLVIVDYLQLIQPRTNSDNMVQQVTEISRGLKALARELKTPVLALSQLSRAVDQREIKIPRLSDLRESGSLEQDADVVMLLCRKNWERNDASPEELNLTEVIISKHRNGPTGSVELMFDPDRVSFKNIDKTHQENSNF